TTAGTGACGAACATCGATCAAGATATTGAGAAGTTTTTCATTCAACGAATAAAAGAATCATATCCTACCCATCGAGTGATGGGTGAGGAAGGTTTTGGAGACAGCGTGGAATCGCTTGAAGGTGTCGTATGGATTTTAGATCCGATTGATGGCACGATGAATTTTATCCATCAAAAAAGGAATTTCGCCATTTCACTAGGTATCTACATGGATGGAAAACCAGCATTTGGGTTTGTGTTTGATGTTATGTTAGAGGAGCTTTACGAAGCAGAAAAAGGACAAGGTGCTTATTTAAATGGCAAACCCATCCCTCCCCTTGAAGAAGCGCATCTTTCTGAAGCGCTAGTTGGAATGAATGCTAGTTGGTCCATTCCAAATAAGCGTATTGAGCACGATGGGATGATTCAACTTGTTCGAGATGTAAGGGGAATTCGTTCCTATGGTTCTGCAGCCTTAGAAACGGTGTATGTAGCCACGGGGAGATTAGATGCTTATATGTCGATGCGATTAAATCCTTGGGATATCGCAGGTGGAAGAATTATTGCAGAAGAAGTAGGTGCTGTGGTAACAAACCTTCGTGGAAATGAGTTGACGATGGTCGACAAAGATACGTTTTTCATTGCCAACAAAAGTATTCATCGTCAAATTATTGAAAAGTACATTCGTTTAAAATAAAAAAACGGTCGCTCTAGAAAAAAGAGTGACCGTTTTGTCTTTTACAGTGTTCCGTCGTCGCGCATCTTTTTCTTCGTCTTAAATCCAAATCCCATGATTAGAATTAGAAGTAAAATACTGAACAGAACACCAGGAATAGAACGTAAACCTACGAATACTCCAATCGCAAACATTGAAATTAATGCACCGAGTGAATACAGTACAAATACCCATTTAATCGACTTCATATTAGTTGCTCCCTACTTGTGAAATAAACTGTTTATTATAAATAAAGATAATTATTGTAAATCTGTGCTATAATATCACAGTTATGGACTCGAAAAAAGAAGATGGAGTGAAACAATGACAAATTTACGTCAAGACTTAAGAAATATTGCAATCATTGCCCACGTTGACCACGGAAAAACAACATTAGTTGACCAATTACTGAAGCAATCTGGAATTTTCCGTTCCAATGAACAAGTAGACGAACGTGCAATGGACTCGAACGACATTGAACGCGAACGTGGTATTACTATTCTAGCAAAAAATACTGCAATTCAATATAAAGATGTAAAAATTAATATTTTGGATACGCCTGGACATGCTGACTTCGGAGGCGAAGTAGAACGAATCATGAAAATGGTAGATGGTGTTCTACTAGTAGTAGATGCGTATGAAGGATGTATGCCTCAAACTCGTTTTGTATTGAAAAAAGCGTTAGAACAAAATTTACAACCAATCGTAGTTGTAAACAAAATTGACCGTGACTTTGCTCGTCCTGAAGAAGTTGTAGACGAAGTACTGGAACTTTTCATTGAGTTAGAAGCAAATGATGATCAATTAGAGTTCCCAGTAATTTACGCTTCTGGTATTAACGGCACTGCGAGTTTATCTCCAGATCCAGCTGACCAAGAAGAAACGATGCAAGTAATTTACGATGCAATTATCGATAAAATTCCTGCACCAATTGACAACAGTGAAGAAGGATTACAATTCCAAGTATCGCTTTTAGATTACAACGATTATGTAGGTCGTATTGGGATTGGACGTATTTTCCGCGGAACAATGTCAGTAGGACAACAAGTTTCTCTTATGAAGCTTGATGGCAAAGTGAAAAACTTCCGTGTGACGAAAATGTTTGGTTTCATGGGACTTAAACGTATCGAAATTCAAGAAGCCAAAGCTGGAGATCTAGTAGCGGTATCTGGAATGGAAGATATCAACGTTGGGGAAACAGTTTGTCCAACAGAACAACCAGAAGCATTGCCAATTTTACGTATTGATGAGCCAACACTTCAAATGACATTCTTAGTAAACAATAGTCCGTTTGCTGGTCGTGAAGGGAAATGGGTAACTGCTCGTAAAATTGATGAGCGTCTTCAAGCACAATTAGAAACAGATGTATCGTTGCGTGTTGACCCAACCGATTCACCGGATGCATGGATTGTTTCTGGTCGTGGCGAGTTGCATTTATCGATTTTAATTGAAAACATGCGCCGTGAAGGTTTTGAACTTCAAGTGTCTAAACCGGAAGTAATCGTTCGTGAGATTGATGGAGTACGCTGCGAGCCAGTAGAACGCGTTCAAATTGATATTCCAGAAGAACATGTTGGATCGATTATTGAATCAATGGGTGAGCGTAAAGGTGAAATGCTTGATATGGTGAACAATGGTTCTGGTCAAGTACGTTTAACGTTTATGGTGCCTGCACGTGGATTAATCGGGTATACGACAGATTTCTTAACACTTACTCGTGGTTACGGAATTATCAACCATACGTTTGATAGCTACCAACCAATGGCACAAGGTCGTGTTGGTGGACGTTCGAAGGGTGTACTTGTTTCCATGGAAACTGGTAAAGCTTCCGAATACGGAATTTTAGGTGTAGAAGATCGTGGAACGATTTTCGTAGAGCCAGCGACAGATATTTATGAAGGAATGATCGTTGGAGAGCATACGCGTGATAATGACTTAACCGTTAATATTACGAAAGTAAAAGCAGCGAACAACATTCGTTCTGCGAATAAAGAAGCGACAACTACTCGTAAAAAACCACGTATTATGACGCTTGAAGAAGCATTAGAATACCTGAATGATGATGAGTACTGTGAAATTACGCCACAATCGATTCGTTTACGTAAAAAGATTTTAGATAAAAACGAACGTGAACGTCTTGCGAAGAAAAAGAAATACGCAGAACAAGACGCATAAGAAAGGGGTAGGCTAAATGGAAGAGCAACAGTTTGTGTATGAACATATGTATCCCATAGCCCGCTCGATTTATGAATTTATGCCAAACTACGATGTAGCTGGGTACGTATTGTTTGCGCTGATCTTTTTACTTTCCGCATTAGTGTATAAATTAGGATTTGCGAAAAAGTTACCTCTACGACAAAATGTGATCATCTACACATTCTTATTTGTAGGTTGTTTGGTCCTTACATTCTTGGCATTCTTTTTGCCAGTGGTAGAAGGATTAATCATCGCAGCATTGATCCTTATTCTATATAAAATCCGATTGCGAAATGAAAAGAAACAAGGAATGATTTAACGATAGAAGACCTACACGAGTCAGTTGACTTGAGTAGGTCTTTTTATTGAACTGAATTTGTCGCTATTGAGAGTTGGTATATTCTCTAAAGAGGGTTTTTAGACTCGGTGCACCGATAGAATGGGGTTCTGCGCTGATAGAATGCTGATGACCGCTTATAGAGGCCACTTTCTAATACAATTCCGGTAGTCATGATATTTTTTTATCGACAAAAATAGATTTAAATAATTTGTCGTTTAGGCAACATAAAAAAGCCCCAGCTCACAAAAAGTGTGCTGGGGTTCAGTTTATTGTTTTGGTAGCAACCTTGTCAGGACTGGTAATGAGAAAATATAAAGTATATGTATCAATGACCACCAAAAAAATGCAGCATAATCATCCCACGATGGAACGTCTTTTATTGCTAAGAAGCTTAGTGGAAAGTACAAGAAAATAGTTGGAAAACCTAGAACAACTGCAACTAACAGGAGAGAACGAAACCGTTCCAGCTCTAGTCTCCCTCGTAAATACATGTACACTATTCCAATTACTACGGCAATAATGAGATGAAAAGCAAACTCTATGACTTCATTCCATTGAACGGAACCAATAATGGGAATGAAGTCTACGTTTAGCAATAATGTATACACATTAAGGTTAGTTGTAACTTCAACCATCTTTAATCCAAGTCCAAGTATTGTCCCGCTAAGCAAACCAGTAAGTGTGCCTTCCCTTACGACACGGCTAGACATTAGAAATCCTCTTCAATTCGTCTGGAACTTTTATAAAAACGAAATGTTCCAGTTGCTAATCGTTTGTTTGTTTTTTCGGCGATTCGGTCGTGGCATGTTTCACACATGAATGTGTGGATGGGACGATTTCGCAATTTTTTTGCATATGGTGTGTCATCACCAAGTTGTTCGATTGTATCACAAATCACACACTTTACTCGCATATGATTTCCTCCTATTCCACACGGATAGCTGAAACATTTTTAATGGGATTGTTTCGGTTGGAACCATCTGTTTTCAATACATAAACGGGACCATCCTCATTTAACGGTTTTCCCTCTAAACTATATTGTAACAAAATCGTATTCAAATCTTGAAATGCAAAGGCGTGATCAATTCCATCCGTTGTTTCGAAAATAAGTTGTGTTGCATCAGCTGCTGGTTCTGCGTTTTTGATAAACGGTTCTAACAGTATTCCGAAAGTACCTGTTAACATTTTTGTTTTTTCGTATTTCTTTTCCGTTTTTAACGTCGGAGGGACAGTTGCACCTTCCATGATTTCACGTGACCAGTGAGCCGACATATCTTTTGTATATGCTAGATTGGGATCGATTTCCACACGTTCTTCCACAAAATACGTAGTTAAATCAATTTTACGGTCATCGAAAATCCACACCGTTGGATCAAGAGTGATGGTATATTTGACGTTTCCTTTTATCGGTATAATTCTTTCCATTTGTTTCTCCTCCTATTAAAACCTTTATGTACTATAGTTAGTATAACGCTTCCTTGTAACAGAAGCGACACTTGCAATTTCGTTGCTACAAAGATACACTTTAAAGAGAATCTAGAAGGTATGGGGGCGTCCTCATGGAAATTAAATCGGCTCAGACGTATCAGGAAGCGGCCATGCAATTACTTATGGAAGATGCAGAGAAAATTGCTAAACTGATCAAAGTCCAAATGGACCATTTAACAATGCCACAATGTCCTCTATATGAGGAAGTCTTAGATACACAAATGTTTGGCTTATCAAAAGAAATAGATTTTGCTGTAAAGCTTGGTTTAATCGAACGAGAGCAAGGGAAAAATCTCTTAAGTAGTTTAGAAAAAGAACTTTCCATTTTACACGAGGCTTACACAGACAAATAGATTGAAACTCAAACTTTTTTCTGTTTGAGTTTTTTTCATACAGACATCTTTCAAATGAGGTTCTTTTCATGCATACATATTTAAAACGTTACATGCAACATTTTGATTACCCTTTGTTTATCACGTTCGTTGGCCTCTGCCTATTTGGACTGGTGATGATTTATTCCGCTAGTATGGTTTGGGCAATGAATGTGTATGACTATGCACCGGATCATTTCTACAAACGTCAGTTACTCAATCTCGGTGTGTCTATACCAGTTTTTTTATTGGGGGCGTTTATTCCGTACAAGCATTATCGTCGAAAATCGATGATGGGATTAATGCTATTAGTGATGTTCACGCTCCTTTTTGGTGTGCATTTTATCGGTGATGAAGTGAATGGCGCTAAGTCGTGGATTGTTTTAGGTCCTCTACGTTTACAACCTTCTGAGTTGGCCAAAATTATTATGATTCTTTACTTCTCAGCTGTATTTGCAAATAAGGAATCGAAAGGTACGCTCAATCAATTAAACGAATCAATTTATCCGCCGATTGCCGTTTTGCTCCTTGCATTTTTTTCTGTTTTCACAGAAGTCGATTTAGGTTCAGCGGGAATTATTCTATTCGTGACGCTATCAATTTTGCTTGCAAGTGGGATTAAAGGGAAAACATTCGCCAAGCTATTTGGTGTTATCTTTGCATTAATTGCTGTGGCATCTCCTATTTTATATTTAATACGAGATACGTTCATTACGGAAAAGAGAATCGAACGTCTTGAAGCGTTTCTCCATCCTTTTGATTATGCACAAAGCTCTGGATTTCAAATTGTGAATGGCTATTTAGCAATTGGAGCAGGAGGTTTAAAGGGACTAGGATTAGGTCAGTCTGTCCAAAAGCTTGGATACTTACCTGAACCACAAACAGATTTTATCATGGCGATTATCGCAGAAGAACTTGGACTTGCGGGTACACTAATCGTTATAGGTGGAATAGGTTTCATCGTGCTTCGTGCACTTTCTATAGCAATGAAAGCAAAAGATACACAGGCTCGAATGATTGCTGCGGGTATTGGCAGTCTTATCGGATTTCAGACGTTTATCAACTTGGGAGGATTGCTTGGTTTGATCCCCCTTACAGGTGTTCCATTACCATTCATTAGTTATGGTGGTACTTCCGTGGTGTTATTATCCCTCGCAATGGGGATTTTAATAAATGTAGCAATGTTTGTGAAAGTCGAAAATTCTCGTAGCTAGGGGTGCTAGAAAAGATGAAAACCATTCAAAAGATTTTAGTTGCAAACCGCGGAGAAATTGCCATTCGGATTTTCCGTGCTTGTACAGAATTGAAAGTGAAAACGGTAGGTATTTATTCAAAAGAGGATCAGTCGTCGTTTCATCGCTACAAAGCCGATGAATCGTATCTCGTAGGGGAAGGGAAAAAACCGATTGATGCTTACTTGGATATTGAAGGAATTATTGCAATTGCGAAGAAAAGCGGGGCAAATGCGATTCATCCTGGATACGGGTTTTTATCGGAGAACTTAGAGTTTGCTAAACGATGTGAAGAAGAGGGCATTATTTTTATAGGGCCGACATCCACTCATTTAGACATGTTTGGAGACAAAGTAAAAGCAAGGCAGCAAGCAGTTGCCGCTAATATTCCTGTTATACCTGGTAGTGATGGTCCAATCTCATCTGTAGACGATGTCAAAGCTTTTGGGAATGAATTCGGATACCCACTCATGATCAAGGCTGCTCTAGGTGGTGGTGGACGTGGAATGCGGATTGTGCCTTCGGAATCGGAAGTAGAAGAAGCGGTTGAACGAGCACAATCGGAAGCGAAGGCAGCGTTTGGCTCAGATGAAGTGTATGTAGAAAAATTTGTGGATAAACCAAAGCATATTGAAGTCCAAATTATAGGGGACAAGCATGGGAACATTGTGCATTTGTATGAAAGGGACTGTTCAATTCAACGTCGACATCAAAAGGTCGTGGAAATTGCTCCCTCTAATTCGTTGGATCCAGCACTTCGTGACAAAATTTGTGAAGCTGCTGTAGCGCTTGCGAAAAATGTTGGCTACATCAATGCTGGAACAGTAGAATTTTTAGTTCAGGGAGATCAGTTTTATTTCATTGAAGTAAATCCGCGTATACAAGTAGAGCACACGATTACAGAAATGGTCACCGGAATCGATATTGTACATACGCAAATTCTGATTGCCGATGGGGAAATGATCTTTGGAGATGCAATTGGAATCCCTTCGCAAGAGAAGATTCCACTACTCGGCTTCGCGATTCAGTCTCGAGTGACGACAGAAGATCCGTTAAATCAGTTTATGCCCGACACAGGTAAATTAATGGTTTACCGTTCTGGAGGCGGTTTCGGCGTTCGATTAGATGCTGGAAATGGGTATCAAGGAGCGATTATTACGCCGTTTTATGACTCCTTGCTTGTGAAAGTTTCGACATGGGGGAAGACGTTTAAAGAAGCGGCAGCGAAAATGGATCGAAATTTACAAGAATTTCGTATTCGAGGAATAAAAACAAATATTCCATTTTTAGAAAATGTCGTCAAACATCCGAACTTTTTATCCGGTGATTTTAATACGAGCTTTATAGACTCAACGCCGCAGTTGTTTTTATTCCCAACAAGAAAAGACCGGGGAACCAAATTACTCACGTATATCGGAAATGTGACCGTAAATGGTTTTCCAGGAATTGAACGCACGGAAAAGCCTTCTTTTGCGAAACCAAGAATTCCGGAAATTGCGAATGTGACACCAACAAGCGGAACGAAACAGTTATTAGATCAGCTTGGTCCTGAAGGATTAGTAAAATGGATAAAAGATCAAAATGACGTCTTAATAACGGATACTACAATGCGTGATGCACATCAATCATTGTTGGCGACTCGCGTTCGTTCGCATGATATGTTCAAGATCGCTGAACAATCGGCGCATGGATTACATGATGCATTTTCTTTTGAAATGTGGGGCGGAGCGACATTTGATGTTGCGTATCGATTCTTGAAAGAAAATCCATGGGATCGTTTAATAACGTTGCGTGAAAAGATGCCAAATGTCTTG
The Paenisporosarcina cavernae genome window above contains:
- a CDS encoding inositol monophosphatase family protein; translated protein: MTTDTIQSFARMLIIEAGSKIRASLDGDIWISSKSNVNDLVTNIDQDIEKFFIQRIKESYPTHRVMGEEGFGDSVESLEGVVWILDPIDGTMNFIHQKRNFAISLGIYMDGKPAFGFVFDVMLEELYEAEKGQGAYLNGKPIPPLEEAHLSEALVGMNASWSIPNKRIEHDGMIQLVRDVRGIRSYGSAALETVYVATGRLDAYMSMRLNPWDIAGGRIIAEEVGAVVTNLRGNELTMVDKDTFFIANKSIHRQIIEKYIRLK
- a CDS encoding YlaF family protein, with the protein product MKSIKWVFVLYSLGALISMFAIGVFVGLRSIPGVLFSILLLILIMGFGFKTKKKMRDDGTL
- the typA gene encoding translational GTPase TypA: MTNLRQDLRNIAIIAHVDHGKTTLVDQLLKQSGIFRSNEQVDERAMDSNDIERERGITILAKNTAIQYKDVKINILDTPGHADFGGEVERIMKMVDGVLLVVDAYEGCMPQTRFVLKKALEQNLQPIVVVNKIDRDFARPEEVVDEVLELFIELEANDDQLEFPVIYASGINGTASLSPDPADQEETMQVIYDAIIDKIPAPIDNSEEGLQFQVSLLDYNDYVGRIGIGRIFRGTMSVGQQVSLMKLDGKVKNFRVTKMFGFMGLKRIEIQEAKAGDLVAVSGMEDINVGETVCPTEQPEALPILRIDEPTLQMTFLVNNSPFAGREGKWVTARKIDERLQAQLETDVSLRVDPTDSPDAWIVSGRGELHLSILIENMRREGFELQVSKPEVIVREIDGVRCEPVERVQIDIPEEHVGSIIESMGERKGEMLDMVNNGSGQVRLTFMVPARGLIGYTTDFLTLTRGYGIINHTFDSYQPMAQGRVGGRSKGVLVSMETGKASEYGILGVEDRGTIFVEPATDIYEGMIVGEHTRDNDLTVNITKVKAANNIRSANKEATTTRKKPRIMTLEEALEYLNDDEYCEITPQSIRLRKKILDKNERERLAKKKKYAEQDA
- a CDS encoding YlaH-like family protein, which codes for MEEQQFVYEHMYPIARSIYEFMPNYDVAGYVLFALIFLLSALVYKLGFAKKLPLRQNVIIYTFLFVGCLVLTFLAFFLPVVEGLIIAALILILYKIRLRNEKKQGMI
- a CDS encoding YlaI family protein, with amino-acid sequence MRVKCVICDTIEQLGDDTPYAKKLRNRPIHTFMCETCHDRIAEKTNKRLATGTFRFYKSSRRIEEDF
- a CDS encoding peptidyl-prolyl cis-trans isomerase; the protein is MERIIPIKGNVKYTITLDPTVWIFDDRKIDLTTYFVEERVEIDPNLAYTKDMSAHWSREIMEGATVPPTLKTEKKYEKTKMLTGTFGILLEPFIKNAEPAADATQLIFETTDGIDHAFAFQDLNTILLQYSLEGKPLNEDGPVYVLKTDGSNRNNPIKNVSAIRVE
- a CDS encoding YlaN family protein, with protein sequence MEIKSAQTYQEAAMQLLMEDAEKIAKLIKVQMDHLTMPQCPLYEEVLDTQMFGLSKEIDFAVKLGLIEREQGKNLLSSLEKELSILHEAYTDK
- a CDS encoding FtsW/RodA/SpoVE family cell cycle protein encodes the protein MHTYLKRYMQHFDYPLFITFVGLCLFGLVMIYSASMVWAMNVYDYAPDHFYKRQLLNLGVSIPVFLLGAFIPYKHYRRKSMMGLMLLVMFTLLFGVHFIGDEVNGAKSWIVLGPLRLQPSELAKIIMILYFSAVFANKESKGTLNQLNESIYPPIAVLLLAFFSVFTEVDLGSAGIILFVTLSILLASGIKGKTFAKLFGVIFALIAVASPILYLIRDTFITEKRIERLEAFLHPFDYAQSSGFQIVNGYLAIGAGGLKGLGLGQSVQKLGYLPEPQTDFIMAIIAEELGLAGTLIVIGGIGFIVLRALSIAMKAKDTQARMIAAGIGSLIGFQTFINLGGLLGLIPLTGVPLPFISYGGTSVVLLSLAMGILINVAMFVKVENSRS
- the pyc gene encoding pyruvate carboxylase produces the protein MKTIQKILVANRGEIAIRIFRACTELKVKTVGIYSKEDQSSFHRYKADESYLVGEGKKPIDAYLDIEGIIAIAKKSGANAIHPGYGFLSENLEFAKRCEEEGIIFIGPTSTHLDMFGDKVKARQQAVAANIPVIPGSDGPISSVDDVKAFGNEFGYPLMIKAALGGGGRGMRIVPSESEVEEAVERAQSEAKAAFGSDEVYVEKFVDKPKHIEVQIIGDKHGNIVHLYERDCSIQRRHQKVVEIAPSNSLDPALRDKICEAAVALAKNVGYINAGTVEFLVQGDQFYFIEVNPRIQVEHTITEMVTGIDIVHTQILIADGEMIFGDAIGIPSQEKIPLLGFAIQSRVTTEDPLNQFMPDTGKLMVYRSGGGFGVRLDAGNGYQGAIITPFYDSLLVKVSTWGKTFKEAAAKMDRNLQEFRIRGIKTNIPFLENVVKHPNFLSGDFNTSFIDSTPQLFLFPTRKDRGTKLLTYIGNVTVNGFPGIERTEKPSFAKPRIPEIANVTPTSGTKQLLDQLGPEGLVKWIKDQNDVLITDTTMRDAHQSLLATRVRSHDMFKIAEQSAHGLHDAFSFEMWGGATFDVAYRFLKENPWDRLITLREKMPNVLLQMLVRGANAVGYTNYPDNVIREFILKSAQAGVDVFRIFDSLNWIKGMEVAIDATRQSGKIAEAAICYTGDILDDSRAKYTVQYYKDMAKELEATGAHILAIKDMAGLLKPEAAYRLISELKDSISLPIHLHTHDTSGNGIYMYSRAIDAGVDIVDTALGTMAGLTSQPSANTLYYALSGKERALRADINEIEKLSNYWEDVRKYYSDFESGMMSPHTEIYVHEMPGGQYSNLQQQAKAVGLGNRFEEVKDMYSRVNLLFGDVVKVTPSSKVVGDMALFMVQNDLDERSVLEKGKTIDFPDSVIEFFQGYIGQPYGGFPEELQKVILKDRKAITIRPGELLEPVDFESLKEQLFNKWNRPISSHEVLAYSLYPKVFDEFMETTKQFGDVSVLDTPTFLYGMKLGEELEVEIETGKTLLVKLVSIGQAQADGKRTLYFELNGQPREIDIQDVTVESTGPVKAKADAGNPQHIGATMPGTVLKVLVDVGSKVKRGEHLLITEAMKMETTVQAPYDGIVKQIHVSAGSSIATGELLIEMEKM